From Cecembia calidifontis, one genomic window encodes:
- a CDS encoding aminotransferase class V-fold PLP-dependent enzyme has protein sequence MAPYELDHPNIKNLNHTGTHPVATDLAVNNAIDYFEKIGAKRKEERLRYLQFYWSDKVRNIPGIMVNTPAERERSCGIANVGIQGMDPGDMAKILMDKYKIYTVGINYAGVVGCRITPNIYTTPGELDVLVKALHEMAKRA, from the coding sequence ATGGCCCCTTATGAACTCGATCACCCCAACATCAAAAACCTGAACCATACCGGAACCCATCCTGTGGCCACTGATTTGGCTGTAAACAATGCCATAGATTATTTTGAGAAAATAGGTGCCAAAAGAAAAGAGGAAAGGTTAAGGTACCTGCAATTTTATTGGTCCGATAAGGTGAGAAATATTCCTGGCATTATGGTCAATACCCCAGCAGAAAGGGAAAGAAGTTGCGGTATTGCCAATGTAGGCATCCAAGGAATGGATCCGGGTGACATGGCAAAAATCCTGATGGATAAATATAAAATTTATACTGTAGGCATCAATTATGCAGGTGTAGTAGGCTGCAGGATCACGCCCAACATTTACACTACGCCCGGGGAATTGGATGTTTTGGTAAAAGCCCTCCACGAAATGGCTAAAAGGGCTTAA
- a CDS encoding IS1380 family transposase, with amino-acid sequence MKITNSTEKITPFGGFNFVFNSFKNSGLPELIDNQLGVRALRGGFSYSDIFANHMAIFFNGGDCTEDINVHLRDALEQVPSFSVCSADTILRGIKELAVDTELFINPSSGVSHEFNINGKLNSLLLKSACKTGLLKSGVAYDLDYDNTVIPTEKYDSKKTYKHVYGYQPGVASIAHPEFSQAIPVYVEGRNGNSQAKYLQADTLTRMFGQLTNENIRIGRFRADSASYQEEVLRTLEAHTESFYIRANRCAKLDNILGSIAPEKWQKIRLGVQEMEVTDLSDYKPFGKDRSYRLVITRIRRKDGQADVFSGDAFTYRAILTNEHTSSNEAVVRFYNARGASERLFDVLNNDFGWSKLPCSFLAENTSFMLMTAMYANFYTYIIGEYSRKVDWLKPTDRLKKFIFRFITVSAKWIRTGRREVLKLFTSKDYKPILN; translated from the coding sequence ATGAAAATTACGAATTCGACAGAAAAAATCACACCTTTCGGAGGTTTTAATTTTGTTTTTAACTCTTTCAAAAATTCTGGTCTCCCAGAACTCATTGATAATCAATTGGGGGTTAGAGCCTTAAGGGGAGGGTTTTCATACAGTGACATTTTCGCCAATCATATGGCTATTTTCTTTAATGGTGGCGACTGTACTGAAGATATCAATGTTCACTTGAGAGACGCACTTGAACAGGTCCCTTCATTTTCAGTATGCAGTGCCGATACAATTCTGAGAGGTATCAAAGAGCTTGCTGTTGATACAGAACTCTTTATAAATCCGTCCAGTGGAGTAAGCCATGAATTTAATATCAATGGAAAACTCAACAGCTTGTTGTTAAAATCAGCTTGTAAGACCGGATTACTCAAGTCAGGTGTTGCTTACGACCTCGATTATGACAACACCGTCATTCCAACTGAAAAGTACGATTCAAAAAAGACATATAAACACGTCTATGGATATCAGCCAGGTGTAGCTTCCATAGCACATCCTGAATTTTCACAGGCCATTCCTGTGTACGTAGAGGGCAGAAATGGCAACAGTCAGGCCAAATATTTGCAGGCTGATACACTTACACGCATGTTTGGGCAGCTTACCAATGAAAATATCCGTATCGGAAGGTTCAGAGCCGATTCAGCATCCTATCAGGAAGAAGTTCTCCGCACACTGGAAGCACATACCGAAAGCTTTTATATACGGGCAAACAGATGTGCCAAACTGGATAATATCCTTGGAAGTATAGCCCCTGAGAAGTGGCAGAAAATACGTTTGGGTGTACAGGAAATGGAAGTTACTGACCTATCCGACTACAAACCTTTCGGTAAAGACAGGTCTTACAGGCTGGTCATTACCAGAATCAGGCGTAAAGACGGGCAGGCAGATGTGTTTAGTGGAGATGCATTTACTTACAGGGCTATTCTGACCAATGAACATACATCGTCCAATGAAGCTGTTGTAAGGTTTTATAACGCCCGGGGTGCAAGCGAACGCTTGTTTGATGTACTCAACAATGACTTTGGCTGGTCTAAGTTGCCCTGTTCGTTCCTTGCAGAGAATACCTCCTTTATGCTTATGACGGCTATGTATGCCAATTTTTACACCTATATCATTGGAGAGTATTCCAGAAAAGTTGATTGGCTTAAGCCTACCGACAGGCTCAAGAAGTTTATCTTCAGATTTATCACTGTTTCAGCCAAGTGGATAAGAACGGGAAGAAGAGAAGTGCTCAAACTGTTCACGAGTAAGGATTACAAGCCGATTTTGAACTAA